A part of Aegilops tauschii subsp. strangulata cultivar AL8/78 chromosome 2, Aet v6.0, whole genome shotgun sequence genomic DNA contains:
- the LOC120974373 gene encoding uncharacterized protein isoform X1 — translation MPRPWVVHRLHRRQEGAAAAVAQPDEQELPGEQPFPVLEEGEESASAPARPRPDRGTLASARYGRCCSDLTIVPALLLLKVKAVWVGSPSVSASPACHSSPLMELTFAGADKFGCPCAFGGGIGGKQLAKY, via the exons ATGCCCCGGCCCTGGGTCGTGCACCGCCTCCATCGCCGGCAGGAGGGGGCCGCGGCGGCCGTCGCGCAGCCCGACGAGCAGGAGCTCCCCGGCGAGCAGCCGTTCCCCGTACTAGAAGAAGGTGAGGAATCCGCATCTGCTCCTGCTCGACCACGTCCAGATCGAGGGACACTTGCTTCTGCTCGCTACGGACGCTGCTGCTCTGATCTGACCATAGTgccggcgctcctcctcctcaagGTCAAG GCAGTCTGGGTAGGCTCCCCGTCGGTGTCGGCTTCCCCTGCCTGCCACTCCTCTCCTCTGATGGAGTTGACCTTTGCTGGAGCGGACAAGTTTGGATGCCCGTGCGCCTTTGGTGGTGGGATAG GGGGCAAGCAGCTAGCAAAATACTGA
- the LOC109777821 gene encoding uncharacterized protein, with product MSSARSSRSGLRFGLRGRSVEVPLVGCPDCAEPVKCYRSSTNEHDGWNFHKCTHDNVICDFWRWEMEYVQHLVETRVLVGNAAVDAIGAAEDRREELERKRTEWMAGRNLAGRALAGRGIASRVNFDNPSEKNLATKQQVAILLGFGREILLVLKLLIASVVIHLCFLRSHKYLSSLFFHHQIAFFPSSLLAPASTMVSWDDLPSSSGDDSVTSKAPATIFCEEWRGLATDLPSFTCQHGTLCEKVVAFESIDTGRRFLTCAQKEVPSCNYVKWVNPEWPDAMKMSLARIWSMYEEETKQNLRQNVLNVEENLKIMEERKKLEKELSNFKLDFANMVAEKEQAISQLGSTQIAMADLMEELEKRKMNDKTVTSIHQVFRAKAEKKRDQVMQERDQVIGERDKLKQEKRKLEYMIGDLFKHKEDTKEKIRKLKGMLDDFD from the exons ATGTCATCTGCGAGATCCTCCCGCTCCGGTCTGCGCTTTGGTCTGCGTGGCCGTTCTGTTGAGGTGCCATTGGTGGGATGCCCCGATTGCGCCGAACCTGTCAAGTGCTACCGCTCTAGCACCAATGAGCATGATGGCTGGAATTTCCACAAGTGCACCCACGACAAT GTCATCTGTGATTTCTGGCGCTGGGAGATGGAATATGTGCAGCATCTGGTTGAAACTAGGGTTCTTGTTGGTAATGCTGCTGTAGATGCAATTGGTGCAGCTGAGGACAGGAGGGAAGAGCTTGAGAGGAAGAGGACTGAGTGGATGGCAGGAAGAAACTTAGCTGGAAGGGCCTTGGCTGGAAGAGGCATTGCAAGTAGGGTGAATTTTGACAACCCTAGTGAGAAAAACCTTGCTACCAAGCAGCAAGTTGCTATACTTCTTGGATTTGGTAGAGAGATCCTGCTAGTGCTAAAGCTTCTTATAGCTAGTGTTGTG ATCCACCTTTGCTTCCTCCGCAGCCACAAGTATCTCTCTTCTCTGTTCTTCCaccaccagatcgccttcttccCTTCTTCACTTCTTGCTCCAGCGTCAACCATGGTGTCGTGGGATGATCTCCCTAGCTCTTCTGGAGACGACTCGGTTACCAGCAAG GCTCCCGCCACAATCTTCTGTGAGGAATGGAGAGGCCTGGCCACAGATTTGCCTAGTTTTACATGTCAGCATGGAACTTTGTGTGAGAAGGTTGTGGCATTTGAATCAATTGATACTGGCAGGAGATTCCTAACCTGTGCCCAGAAG GAAGTACCTAGCTGCAACTATGTGAAGTGGGTTAACCCTGAGTGGCCTGATGCTATGAAGATGAGCCTAGCTAGGATATGGAGCATGTATGAAGAGGAGACAAAACAGAATCTGAGACAAAATGTTCTGAATGTTGAGGAAAACTTGAAGATTATGGAAGAGAGGAAGAAGTTGGAAAAAGAGCTTAGCAATTTCAAACTTGATTTTGCTAATATGGTGGCTGAGAAGGAGCAGGCAATTAGCCAATTAGGCAGCACACAAATTGCTATGGCTGATCTTATGGAAGAGCTTGAGAAGAGGAAGATGAATGACAAAACAGTAACAAGCATTCATCAGGTATTCAGGGCTAAGGCAGAAAAAAAGAGAGATCAAGTGATGCAGGAGAGGGACCAAGTCATTGGAGAGAGGGATAAATTAAAGCAAGAGAAGAGAAAGCTTGAATACATGATTGGTGACTTGTTCAAACACAAAGAGGACACCAAGGAGAAGATAAGGAAGCTTAAGGGGATGCTGGATGATTTTGATTGA
- the LOC109739375 gene encoding putative serine/threonine-protein kinase-like protein CCR3 → MAGRTAERFREVQSKIDSYLILFPVISHIGITRRLDRIYNVLVQDGSTRDEPSRLPQSSQLQESAEVVQEVLSQGIKEFTLAEIIAATKNFAHDTMMGHGSHGRVYRGRLHDGREVAIKRMSENIQLEDFRTELDVVAQLQHKHIIHLLGWCVSSKGKRLLTRRTKELERLIVYEYMENGTLFDHLHRNQAGSSMPSPVTMSWKMRIDVLLRVSQAIEYMHCHSNPLIIHRDIKSSNILFDVSWVPHVSDFGLSVVWDMASEVSWLDVTVRGTLGYIDLEYLHTGHLKPASDVYSLGVVMLEVLTGKKAFSQAKEEMNRDLASFAIPIIEAGNIEEMLDRRPVPEPMPWHLHALKRVAQIARCCVKFAGKDRPAISGIVANLETACELICRDEPDSVDKSGLWPFLEKVDDSPDSPHARSMPLF, encoded by the exons ATGGCTGGCAGGACGGCCGAGAGGTTCAGGGAGGTTCAGAGCAAGATTGACTCCTACCTAATCCTCTTCCCGGTGATCAGCCACATCGGCATAACACGCCGCCTTGATCGAATCTACAATGTACTTGTTCAAGATGGCTCCACCAGAGATGAACCGTCTCGACTTCCACAGTCGTCCCAGTTGCAG GAGTCTGCGGAGGTTGTTCAGGAGGTACTATCGCAAGGAATCAAGGAGTTCACGTTGGCGGAGATCATAGCTGCCACCAAAAACTTCGCCCATGACACAATGATGGGTCACGGCAGCCATGGAAGGGTGTACAGGGGGAGGCTTCACGATGGACGAGAGGTGGCCATCAAACGCATGTCAGAAAACATACAGCTGGAGGACTTCCGCACGGAGCTTGACGTCGTAGCACAGCTACAACACAAGCATATCATCCACCTCCTTGGATGGTGTGTGAGCAGTAAGGGCAAGCGCCTGCTAACCCGGCGAACAAAGGAGTTAGAAAGGCTGATCGTGTACGAGTACATGGAGAATGGCACGCTCTTCGACCACCTGCACCGAAATCAGGCCGGCTCCTCTATGCCGTCACCGGTGACGATGTCTTGGAAGATGCGCATCGATGTGCTCCTCCGTGTTTCACAAGCAATAGAGTACATGCACTGTCATTCCAACCCTCTGATCATCCACCGTGACATCAAGTCAAGTAACATCCTTTTCGATGTTAGTTGGGTGCCTCATGTTTCAGATTTTGGCTTGTCAGTCGTCTGGGACATGGCGAGTGAGGTGTCGTGGTTGGATGTCACCGTTAGAGGCACACTTGGGTACATCGACCTTGAGTACCTTCACACAGGTCATCTGAAGCCGGCGAGTGACGTGTACAGCCTCGGCGTGGTTATGCTTGAGGTTCTGACAGGGAAAAAGGCGTTTTCCCAAGCAAAGGAGGAGATGAATAGAGATCTGGCATCCTTTGCAATCCCCATCATTGAGGCCGGAAATATTGAGGAGATGCTAGATAGGCGACCTGTACCAGAGCCAATGCCATGGCACCTGCACGCATTGAAGCGTGTGGCGCAGATTGCACGATGCTGCGTGAAGTTTGCCGGGAAGGACCGGCCTGCAATATCAGGCATCGTTGCCAACCTCGAGACGGCATGCGAGTTGATCTGCAGAGATGAGCCAGATTCAGTTGACAAGTCTGGTTTGTGGCCCTTCCTTGAAAAAGTTGACGACTCACCAGACTCTCCACATGCCAGGAGCATGCCTCTGTTCTGA
- the LOC120974373 gene encoding uncharacterized protein isoform X2 gives MPRPWVVHRLHRRQEGAAAAVAQPDEQELPGEQPFPVLEEGEESASAPARPRPDRGTLASARYGRCCSDLTIVPALLLLKVKAVWVGSPSVSASPACHSSPLMELTFAGADKFGCPCAFGGGIGIGCT, from the exons ATGCCCCGGCCCTGGGTCGTGCACCGCCTCCATCGCCGGCAGGAGGGGGCCGCGGCGGCCGTCGCGCAGCCCGACGAGCAGGAGCTCCCCGGCGAGCAGCCGTTCCCCGTACTAGAAGAAGGTGAGGAATCCGCATCTGCTCCTGCTCGACCACGTCCAGATCGAGGGACACTTGCTTCTGCTCGCTACGGACGCTGCTGCTCTGATCTGACCATAGTgccggcgctcctcctcctcaagGTCAAG GCAGTCTGGGTAGGCTCCCCGTCGGTGTCGGCTTCCCCTGCCTGCCACTCCTCTCCTCTGATGGAGTTGACCTTTGCTGGAGCGGACAAGTTTGGATGCCCGTGCGCCTTTGGTGGTGGGATAG GAATTGGGTGTACTTGA